A segment of the Streptococcus dysgalactiae subsp. dysgalactiae genome:
GGTTAAGAAAACTCTGGGGTTTGACAAGACAGATCATTTTATCATTTTTTCATCAGTGGACCGCGTGGGTATCGACGAAGCATGGGATACTATTTTAGAATACCTGTAAAAGAGAGAAATCCTAACAGATAGAATATTTCCAATAGGGAATGTTCTTTTTGTGTTCTAAAAAAAGGGTAGGTTAGAAGTTTTTTATTTTGACTTGACGCTTTAATCATGTCATGCTAGTATTTTATATTGAGGAGATAAGTAATGACACGAGTAGCCATAGGGCACCCCGCAAGAAAATGTTTGCTATGGGATCGATGTAGTGCTCTTTGTGTGTTTATCATTTTCCTAGCTTTATTGACGATGCTTTTTGTGATTAGGTACCGTAATAGTTCTATCGAAGGTATTTGGAAGACGGCAAGTATTGATCAAAAATTAGGAGATGATTTTGCGAAACGGCTCACAGGATTACATCAAAGTCCCCTTATTGATGACAGTTTGTTAACGTCATCCGAAATGATTTTACAGGTTAAAAATAATAATGCTCACCTAAGCTTTAGAGTCCAAGTCGAAAAAGCTGCCTTTGCTGAACGTTTAGCATCTTATCACGAAAATGAGTTATTAAAGATATTGAAAGATAATCACCTTGTGATTGGTGATTTGAGTCAGGAAGAACAACACATCATTGACAGTAGCATGCCAGCTCACCATGAGTTGGAAATGATTTTAGATCAGGCTTTTGAAAAGCTAGCTTCCAATATTGGTGGTCATTATGATCGGAAAACAGGAAGCTTGTCTGCTGTTATTCTTAAAGGCAATGTTAATCGCATTTTGCATACTATTGATATTAGTAAATTAATCACAGGACATATTTACCTTTCAAAAGGAATCACAACACCTAATGGTTACTTTGATTACATCAAATTTGGTAGAAAACTAGAATTATTAGGTGATGAAAAAATTATTTTTAAAAAGATAACAGAAAAAAGCGCATCTGGCACTTCTTAAGGTTGCAAGATGCGCTTTTTTACGTTAGGTCATTTTCCAAAAGTACTGGCTAATGATCAATTTTTGTCGTGAATGACTAACTGTCCTTGTTCCAGACTAGCTTGTAGGTTTTTGACCTCTGGGTGATCGAGGTAGAAGTCTGTAATGCGGTCTCGGATTTCTTGCTCGATGACACGGCGTAATGGTCGAACTCCCATTGCGTGGTCATAACCTAGTTCAATCAAGTGAGCTTTGGCATCATCAGAAATAGTTAAGCTAATTCCTTTTTTAGCTATGGTTTGATTAACTTCTGCTAACATTAAATCAACAATTTCTTCTAAGTCTTCTTTTTGCAAATGATTGAATTCGATAACCCCATTGAAACGATTGAGAAATTCTGGTCTAAAGTAAGGCGCAATACGGTCCATAATAGCAGGTTGATCTGTGTTTTCATCTTCTTGATGCCCAAATCCCGCATTAGAAGTAGCAATGATAACAGTGTTTTTAAAGTTGATGGTATTCCCCTGACCATCTGTTAATCGGCCATCATCCAGTACTTGGAGAAGAAGGGTAATGACTTGCGGATCGGCTTTTTCAATCTCATCCAATAGAACAATCGCATATGGATTGCGACGAACGCGTTCTGTTAGCGTATTGTTATTATCATCATAGCCAATATAACCAGCAGTTGTGCCGATTAGCTTGGACACAGCTGTACGATCACTATATTCAGACATGTCAAGTCGAATAATAGCATCTTTGGAACCAAAGAGGTCCAGTGCTAGCTGTTTGGCTAATTCTGTTTTACCGACACCTGTTGGTCCAACAAAGAGGAAGGAACCGATAGGACGATTGCCGTCGTCAAAACCAGCTCGATTACGGCGAATAGCACGAGCCACAGCTTCAACAGCTCCATCTTGGCCAATCACGTGTCCTTTTAAGCGGTTACTAATTTCTTTGAGTCTTTCCAAATCACTAGCTCCCATATTGGACACTGGGACACCAGTCAGACGCTCTACGGATTTTGCAATGTCATTGACAGTAGCAGTAACCTTTTGGTCTTCGCTATGGCTATCCATTTGTTTTTGCAATTCTTCAATTCGTGTTTTAGCGGTTAAAGCTCTCTCAAAATCTTCTTTGGCCACAGCCTCTTCTTGGATGTTCTTTTGAGTTGTCATTTCAGCTTCTAGAGACTTGAGGTCAGTCACAGGATGCTGAGCAGCTAAATGCGCAGCAGTCATATCTACTAAGTCAATCGCTTTATCTGGTAAACTACGTTGAGGAATGTACTGAATAGAATAGTCAATCGCAGCTTTAAGAACAGCATCCGGAAGGATAACATTATGGTGTTGTTCGTAAAGATTTCGAATTCCCATTAAAATATGGAAGGTGTCTTCAGCAGACGGTGCATTGACCTTAACCTCATTAAAACGACGAGCAAGCGCAGCATTTTTTAAAATGGTATTGCGGTATTCATCTTGAGTTGTTGCACCAATCAGTGTCAATTCACCACGGGAAAGAGCAGGTTTTAGCATATCAGCTAATCCTTTAGACCCAGAGTCACCACCAGTGGAACCTGCACCAAGGATTTGATGGATTTCGTCAAAGAAGAGAATAATATTCCCAGCTTCTTTGACCTCTTGAATCATGTTTTGGATATTTTCTTCAAAGGAGCCACGGTACTGAGTGCCTGCTTCAAGGCCAGAGATATCAATGGAAATAATTTCTTTATTTTTGATAGCAGCAGGGACGTCACCATTCACAATAGCTTGAGCTAGTCCTTC
Coding sequences within it:
- a CDS encoding AAA family ATPase, whose product is MTNYYDKDPFGNMDDIFNQLMGNMGGYRSENRRYLVNGREMTPEEFQAYRQTGRLSDKGDKGTEQSTSQGHQTKKDGILAKLGTNLTEEARQGKLDPVIGRNHEIQDTAEILARRTKNNPVLVGDAGVGKTAVVEGLAQAIVNGDVPAAIKNKEIISIDISGLEAGTQYRGSFEENIQNMIQEVKEAGNIILFFDEIHQILGAGSTGGDSGSKGLADMLKPALSRGELTLIGATTQDEYRNTILKNAALARRFNEVKVNAPSAEDTFHILMGIRNLYEQHHNVILPDAVLKAAIDYSIQYIPQRSLPDKAIDLVDMTAAHLAAQHPVTDLKSLEAEMTTQKNIQEEAVAKEDFERALTAKTRIEELQKQMDSHSEDQKVTATVNDIAKSVERLTGVPVSNMGASDLERLKEISNRLKGHVIGQDGAVEAVARAIRRNRAGFDDGNRPIGSFLFVGPTGVGKTELAKQLALDLFGSKDAIIRLDMSEYSDRTAVSKLIGTTAGYIGYDDNNNTLTERVRRNPYAIVLLDEIEKADPQVITLLLQVLDDGRLTDGQGNTINFKNTVIIATSNAGFGHQEDENTDQPAIMDRIAPYFRPEFLNRFNGVIEFNHLQKEDLEEIVDLMLAEVNQTIAKKGISLTISDDAKAHLIELGYDHAMGVRPLRRVIEQEIRDRITDFYLDHPEVKNLQASLEQGQLVIHDKN